One Oncorhynchus kisutch isolate 150728-3 linkage group LG13, Okis_V2, whole genome shotgun sequence DNA window includes the following coding sequences:
- the enc3 gene encoding ectodermal-neural cortex 3, which produces MSVSNHENRKSRSSSGSMNIQLFHKTSHADSLLTQLNLLRKRRVFTDVVLRAGNRVFPCHRAVLASCSRYFEAMFNGGLRESRDAEVNFHDSLHPEVLELLLDYAYSARVIINEENAESLLEAGDMLQFHDIRDACSEFLEKNLAPSNCLGMMLLSDAHQCQRLYELSWRMCLANFATLNRTEDFLSLPKDKVQELVFSEELEVEDESLVYEAVIDWVKADIERRLGDLPELLRCVRLALLPETYLLKNVASEELVMGHKVGREIVEDAVRCKMRILQNDGIVTGFCARPRKVSQALLLLGGQTFMCDKVYMIDNKTKEITPKTDIPSPRKECSACAIGCKVYVTGGRGSENGASKDMWVYDTLHDEWSKAAPMLVARFGHGTAELDHILYVVGGHTSLAGSFPASPSVSLKQVEQYDPQTNKWILVAPLREGVSNAAVVGAKNKLFVFGGTSVNRDKFPKVQCFDPVQNRWTVPASCPQLWRYTAAAVVGNHVVVIGGDTEFSASSAYRFNSETFQWSKFGDVMAKRISCHAVASGNRLYVVGGYFGAQRCKTLDCYDPSTDSWDSVTSVPYSLIPTAFVSTWKYLSA; this is translated from the coding sequence ATGTCTGTGAGCAACCACGAAAACAGGAAGTCCCGCTCTAGCTCTGGCTCCATGAACATCCAGCTATTCCACAAGACGTCTCATGCAGACAGCCTCCTGACCCAGCTCAACCTGCTCCGTAAGCGAAGAGTCTTCACTGACGTGGTCCTGAGGGCCGGGAACCGGGTTTTCCCTTGCCACCGTGCAGTGCTGGCCTCCTGCAGCCGCTACTTTGAGGCCATGTTTAACGGAGGCCTGAGGGAGAGCCGCGATGCCGAGGTCAACTTCCACGACTCGCTGCACCCAGAGGTGCTGGAGTTGCTGTTAGACTATGCCTACTCGGCCCGCGTCATCATCAACGAGGAGAACGCAGAGTCCCTTCTGGAGGCCGGGGACATGCTCCAGTTTCATGACATCCGAGACGCCTGCTCTGAgttcctagagaaaaacctggcaCCGTCCAACTGCCTGGGCATGATGCTGCTGTCGGACGCCCACCAGTGCCAGCGGCTCTACGAGCTCTCCTGGAGGATGTGCCTGGCCAACTTCGCCACCCTCAACAGGACGGAGGACTTCCTTAGTCTCCCTAAAGACAAGGTTCAGGAGCTTGTGTTCAGCGAGGAACTGGAGGTGGAGGATGAGAGCCTGGTGTACGAGGCTGTGATAGACTGGGTAAAGGCGGACATAGAGAGGAGGCTGGGTGACCTTCCGGAGCTGCTGCGCTGTGTGCGTCTGGCCCTGCTGCCCGAGACATACCTGCTGAAGAACGTGGCCTCTGAGGAGCTGGTGATGGGACACAAAGTGGGCCGGGAGATCGTGGAGGATGCAGTGCGATGTAAGATGAGGATCCTCCAGAACGACGGCATTGTGACGGGGTTCTGCGCCAGGCCCAGGAAGGTCAGCCAGGCCCTGCTTCTCCTGGGAGGTCAGACCTTCATGTGTGACAAGGTGTACATGATTGACAACAAGACCAAGGAGATCACCCCCAAAACGGACATCCCCAGCCCCCGTAAGGAGTGCAGCGCCTGTGCCATTGGCTGCAAGGTCTATGTGACTGGGGGGAGAGGCTCTGAGAACGGGGCCTCCAAAGACATGTGGGTCTATGACACCCTGCATGATGAGTGGTCCAAAGCAGCGCCCATGCTGGTGGCCAGGTTCGGACACGGGACAGCTGAGCTCGACCACATCCTGTACGTTGTAGGTGGACACACCTCTCTGGCCGGCTCCTTCCCAGCCTCTCCGTCAGTCTCTCTCAAACAGGTGGAACAGTATGACCCACAGACCAACAAGTGGATCCTCGTAGCTCCTCTCAGAGAGGGGGTTAGCAATGCTGCAGTGGTGGGGGCCAAGAACAAGCTGTTTGTCTTCGGGGGCACCAGCGTCAACCGAGATAAGTTTCCCAAGGTGCAGTGCTTCGACCCGGTCCAGAACAGGTGGACGGTGCCTGCTTCCTGCCCTCAGCTCTGGCGCTACACGGCGGCGGCTGTCGTAGGCAACCACGTCGTAGTGATCGGTGGAGACACAGAGTTCTCGGCCAGCTCGGCCTACCGCTTCAACAGTGAGACGTTCCAGTGGTCCAAGTTCGGGGATGTGATGGCCAAGAGGATCAGCTGTCACGCGGTGGCGTCGGGCAACCGGCTGTACGTGGTGGGAGGATACTTTGGGGCTCAGAGGTGCAAGACCCTGGACTGTTACGACCCCTCTACAGACTCGTGGGACAGCGTGACCAGCGTGCCCTACTCGTTGATCCCCACAGCTTTCGTCAGCACCTGGAAGTACCTCTCAGCGTAG